A region of the Dyadobacter sp. CECT 9275 genome:
ACCTGGGAATTGAACTGACGCTTGAAAGGTATTTTAACAAAGGTTATTTTTTCCTCCTGACCACCTCGCTTTTTAACTCCAAATACAAAGGAAGTGACGGAATCAGCCGCAACACTGCTTTTAATTCACATTATGTACTGAACCTATTGGCTGGGAAAGAGGTAAGGCTGGGTACGCGCCGCGACAATGTCGTAAGCGCCAGTATCCGGACTACCCTGGTGGGCGGCAAATACGTGGCACCGCTCAACCTCGAACAGTCCCGAATCCAGGGAAAAGCCGTCTACGATGAAACTCTGGCATTTTCAGAACGCCAGCCTACCTATTTCCGTACCGACTTAAAGCTCTCCTACCGGAAAGAATTGCGCAAATGCTCCATCGAAGGTTCCATTGATATCCAGAATCTGACGTGCAATAAAAACACATTCATGCAAACCTACAACGCCAGAACCAACAGCATGGCGACGATCTACCAGACCGGCTTTTTCCCGATGTCCCAGTTTCGCATTACCTTTTAATAGCAATATGACATCTTTTTTGGGCGCTGCCGTTCTTTTCTCCGAACTTTATGATTCGTTATCGGTCCCGATTCTCTCCGGTTTTAAACTTCCGGAATACAAAATAGAAACGGGCAACATCCAAAATTACGATCAAACGTGCAATGGGCGGAAAGCAGCAGCCAGTATCAGGAAAGCAACCGGAAGTTATGCCACACCAGCTCAATGACCGGGCCATACGCCTGATCGGAATCCCACTCGTAGCCATTCTTATTCCGATGGTCATTCAGTTTGAGGATTTTATGAAGCTCAATGCTCGTTTTGGTATTAACGCAATGGTTACGCTGTTTATAACTCTGACCTTTTGGGAAGGGAACCGGTACATCGTCGTGCTGGCGCGCCGTAAATTTCCTGCATACAGCCAGACCAGACAAAGGTTACTGACAGAAGCTGTGCTTGCATTGTTATACACAGTGGTGGCTACCCTGCTGATGGAACTGATACTGAGCAAGTTTATTTTTAAGACAAAGGTGGAGATAGGATTCCGGATTACACTGGTTACTACTTTGCTGGTGTACCTGGTTTATGAAGCCATTTATTTCTTTGAAGCATGGAAACTCAACGTCAGAAAAACCGAATCCCTGATGCGCGAAGGTGTTGAATCGCAGCTTGAGGTACTTAAAAATCAACTGGACCCCCACTTTCTTTTCAACAGCATGAACACCCTTGCGGCGCTGATCGACGATACCAATGCCGACGCCCAGCAGTACCTGGAGCGGCAGTCGGATGTATACCGTTATGTGCTTGTAAGCCGCACCAAAAACACGGTGCTGGTGGAAGAGGAAATGGCTTTTCTGGATGCCTATGTATATCTGAATAAAATCAGGTTCAGGGACAACCTGCTGGTAGAAAAACTGCTTTCTCCGGAAACGCTCCGGCTGCAGGTAGCTCCACTGAGCATTCAGATGCTGATTGAAAACGCGATCAAACATAACATCGTGTCCAGGGAGTATCCCTTAAAAATAAGTATCCGGCAAGAAGAAAATGATTACCTGGTGGTGGAAAACAATATTCAGCAGAAAACCATTCTTGAAAAATCAACGAAGGTTGGTTTGCAAAACATCATTAACCGCTATGCCCTACTCACCACTGACCGCCGTGTGGAGGTACAGCGCACAGAAAAATTATTCACGGTAAGGATTCCCCTGACCAGAACGGTATCCTGAGCAGCCATGGAATTACAAATTTTATCTTATGAAGGTTTTAATCATAGAAGATGAATATCCGGCTGCTGAAAGGCTGGAAAAACTGCTCAGAAAACTGGATAGTAATATAGAAACTATGGCTATTCTGGATAGTGTAGAATCAGCCATACGTTGGTACGGTACCAGACAAACGGTGGATCTGACCTTTTCAGACATACAGCTGTCGGATGGGCTGAGTTTTCAGATTTTCGAGTCTTTTCCGGCGCATAGCCCCATCATCTTCACTACTTCCTACGACGAATATGCCATCAAGGCTTTCCGTGTTAAAAGCATTGATTACCTTCTGAAACCTATTAAATCCCAAGAACTGACCGAGGCACTGAAAAAGTATCACGATTTTAAAGAGGATTTTTCGCCCCCGGCATATGCTAAAAAGGTGGAATCCTTACTGGACAGCCTTGAAATGAGCCGAAAGACATTCAAAAACAGGTTTCTGGTCAAAAATGGAGAACAGCTCATTCCGATCGGCCAGGAACAGGTAGCCTATTTCTATACCGCCAACGAACTGGCCTGTCTGGTCGGGAACGATGGCCGGCAATTCCTGGTAGATTATACTCTGGAAGAACTTGAGTCACTGGTGGACCCGGCCAGTTTCTTCAGACTGAACCGCCAGTTTATAGCCAGGGTCACCGCTATTCAAAAAATACACACCTATTTCAATGGTAAACTCAAAGTAGAACTCAGGCCTGAAACCCCTCAGGAAGTAATGGTGAGCCGGGAAAAAGCACCTGCCTTCAAAGCCTGGCTGGATAAATAAATCTAATCTGCTGAAACATTTACCTCCTCAGGCAAGATATTCAGTGGCGATCTGCTTAACGATGATCTCAAGGTCCTCGTAGGTAGTAGGTTTGGTAAAAAAGTGATCTACCCCTGCATCATACGCCCACGCAATGTGAACAGGATTGGAGCTTGTAGATAACATTACTGTGGGGATACCTGCATGTTTGGAATGAGCTCTCAGTAATCTGATAGTTTCCAATCCATTACTTTTAGGCATATTCATATCCAGAAGAATCAGGTTGATCCGAAGTACTTTTTTTTGCTGAATCAACCGGATCAGTTCAAGCCCATCTTCCAGCTCCACCACTTTTACGTTTTTGGTTACATCTTCTATGGCCAGTCGCAGCAACATTCTGTCCTCCGGGTCATCATCTATAATGTAGATCGTCTTACTATCTGGCATGGATCCTTTTCTCAAAATATTCTGACAGCTTACAATAGATGATATTAAGACCTAAAAATATAGCTGAACGGCACAAACAACGCTTTTTGACAAATATATGTAGCTATTTTCAGAATCCTGCCACTTTCTTATTTCTTAATTTAACCACTTCAAAAGTTTTTTCCCGTTTTAGGTATAATAACAATCCACCCAATGACAATCGTGTTTCGGAAAGTCTGTATCCGCGCAAAGTGTAGATACTCCGGCTGAGCCCTTTGCAAATGAATATCGAGAGACTCCGTTCTAAAGACAATGAAAATCCCTGTTGCCGGCGTTTGCCGTGTGAGTACAAGAATCTTTCGTTCCCCCAGCCCCTTGATCAAACCTCTTGCTTATTAAATGGCGACTATCGGGCCAGCCAAATCGAAAAAATTCATAAATTTGAATCTGTTGGTTGCACG
Encoded here:
- a CDS encoding sensor histidine kinase, whose amino-acid sequence is MPHQLNDRAIRLIGIPLVAILIPMVIQFEDFMKLNARFGINAMVTLFITLTFWEGNRYIVVLARRKFPAYSQTRQRLLTEAVLALLYTVVATLLMELILSKFIFKTKVEIGFRITLVTTLLVYLVYEAIYFFEAWKLNVRKTESLMREGVESQLEVLKNQLDPHFLFNSMNTLAALIDDTNADAQQYLERQSDVYRYVLVSRTKNTVLVEEEMAFLDAYVYLNKIRFRDNLLVEKLLSPETLRLQVAPLSIQMLIENAIKHNIVSREYPLKISIRQEENDYLVVENNIQQKTILEKSTKVGLQNIINRYALLTTDRRVEVQRTEKLFTVRIPLTRTVS
- a CDS encoding LytR/AlgR family response regulator transcription factor; translation: MKVLIIEDEYPAAERLEKLLRKLDSNIETMAILDSVESAIRWYGTRQTVDLTFSDIQLSDGLSFQIFESFPAHSPIIFTTSYDEYAIKAFRVKSIDYLLKPIKSQELTEALKKYHDFKEDFSPPAYAKKVESLLDSLEMSRKTFKNRFLVKNGEQLIPIGQEQVAYFYTANELACLVGNDGRQFLVDYTLEELESLVDPASFFRLNRQFIARVTAIQKIHTYFNGKLKVELRPETPQEVMVSREKAPAFKAWLDK
- a CDS encoding response regulator; the encoded protein is MPDSKTIYIIDDDPEDRMLLRLAIEDVTKNVKVVELEDGLELIRLIQQKKVLRINLILLDMNMPKSNGLETIRLLRAHSKHAGIPTVMLSTSSNPVHIAWAYDAGVDHFFTKPTTYEDLEIIVKQIATEYLA